A window from Citrobacter amalonaticus encodes these proteins:
- the rimM gene encoding ribosome maturation factor RimM (Essential for efficient processing of 16S rRNA), with translation MSKQLTAQAPVDPIVLGKMGSSYGIRGWLRVFSSTEDAESIFDYQPWFIQKAGQWQQVQLESWKHHNQDLIIKLKGVEDRDAANLLTNCEIVVDSTQLPKLEEGDYYWKDLMGCQVVTTEGYDLGKVVDMMETGSNDVIVIKANLKDAFGIKERLVPFLDGQVIKKVDLTTRTIEVDWDPGF, from the coding sequence ATGAGCAAGCAACTCACTGCGCAAGCACCCGTGGACCCGATTGTCTTAGGGAAAATGGGATCGTCTTACGGTATTCGTGGTTGGCTCAGAGTGTTTTCTTCCACTGAAGACGCCGAAAGCATTTTTGACTATCAGCCCTGGTTTATCCAGAAGGCGGGTCAGTGGCAGCAAGTACAGCTGGAAAGCTGGAAGCACCACAATCAGGATCTGATCATCAAGCTGAAAGGCGTTGAAGATCGGGATGCTGCGAATCTGTTGACCAATTGCGAAATTGTCGTGGATTCTACGCAACTGCCAAAACTGGAAGAAGGTGACTACTACTGGAAAGACCTGATGGGCTGCCAGGTAGTGACCACTGAAGGCTACGATCTCGGTAAAGTCGTCGACATGATGGAAACCGGATCGAATGACGTCATCGTCATTAAGGCAAACCTGAAAGATGCGTTTGGTATCAAGGAACGCCTCGTGCCGTTCCTCGATGGGCAGGTTATCAAGAAAGTCGATCTCACTACGCGGACTATCGAAGTAGATTGGGATCCTGGTTTTTAA
- a CDS encoding cytochrome C assembly family protein: protein MPVFALLALVAYSVSLALIVPALLQKNSGWRRMAILSAVVALVCHAIALEARILPGGDSGQNLSLLNVGSLVSLMICTVMTIVASRNRGWLLLPVVYAFALINLAFATFMPNEFITHLEATPGMMVHIGLSLFSYATLIIAALYALQLAWIDYQLKNKKLAFNNEMPPLMSIERKMFHITQIGVVLLTLTLCTGLFYMHNLFSMENIDKAVLSIIAWFVYIVLLWGHYHEGWRGRRVVWFNVAGAGILTLAYFGSRILQQFVS from the coding sequence ATGCCCGTTTTTGCTTTGCTCGCTCTTGTCGCCTATTCCGTCAGCCTCGCGCTGATCGTCCCCGCTCTGCTGCAAAAAAACAGCGGCTGGCGGCGTATGGCCATTCTTTCTGCGGTTGTCGCGCTGGTGTGTCACGCCATTGCGCTTGAAGCCCGCATTCTGCCGGGTGGTGATAGCGGACAAAACCTGAGCCTGCTGAACGTCGGTTCGCTGGTCAGCCTGATGATCTGTACGGTGATGACGATTGTCGCCTCGCGCAACCGTGGCTGGCTACTGTTGCCAGTGGTGTATGCCTTCGCGCTGATCAATCTGGCTTTCGCGACCTTTATGCCGAACGAGTTCATCACCCACCTTGAAGCCACGCCGGGAATGATGGTCCACATCGGGTTGTCGCTGTTCTCTTATGCGACACTCATTATCGCCGCACTGTACGCGCTGCAACTGGCGTGGATCGACTATCAGCTTAAAAACAAAAAGCTGGCGTTCAATAATGAAATGCCGCCGCTGATGAGCATCGAACGCAAGATGTTCCACATCACGCAGATTGGCGTGGTCCTGCTGACTCTCACCCTGTGTACCGGCCTGTTTTACATGCACAATCTGTTCAGCATGGAAAATATCGACAAAGCGGTGCTCTCGATCATCGCATGGTTTGTCTATATTGTTCTGTTGTGGGGACATTATCATGAAGGCTGGCGCGGTCGTCGTGTTGTGTGGTTTAACGTCGCAGGCGCCGGGATCCTGACGCTGGCTTATTTCGGTAGCCGGATATTGCAGCAGTTTGTCAGCTAA
- the grpE gene encoding nucleotide exchange factor GrpE: MSSKEQKTPEGQAPEEIIMDQHEEVEAVESDASAEQVDPRDEKIANLEAQLTEAQTRERDAVLRIKAEMENLRRRTELDVEKAHKFALEKFVNELLPVIDSLDRALEVADKANPDMKPMVEGIELTLKSMLDVVRKFGVEVIAETNVALDPNVHQAIAMVESEDIAPGNVLGIMQKGYTLNGRTIRAAMVTVAKAKG, translated from the coding sequence ATGAGTAGTAAAGAACAGAAAACGCCTGAGGGGCAAGCCCCGGAAGAAATTATCATGGATCAGCACGAAGAAGTTGAGGCGGTTGAATCAGACGCTTCTGCTGAGCAGGTGGATCCGCGCGATGAAAAAATTGCGAATCTGGAAGCGCAGCTTACTGAAGCTCAGACCCGTGAACGTGATGCGGTGTTGCGCATAAAAGCGGAAATGGAAAACCTGCGTCGCCGTACCGAACTGGACGTTGAGAAGGCACACAAGTTCGCGCTGGAGAAATTCGTCAATGAACTGCTGCCGGTGATTGATAGCCTGGATCGCGCGCTGGAAGTGGCGGACAAAGCCAATCCGGATATGAAGCCTATGGTGGAAGGGATCGAACTGACCCTGAAATCGATGCTGGATGTGGTGCGCAAGTTTGGCGTTGAAGTGATTGCTGAGACGAACGTTGCGCTGGATCCGAACGTGCATCAGGCGATTGCGATGGTCGAGTCTGAAGACATCGCGCCGGGCAACGTGCTGGGTATTATGCAGAAAGGCTATACGCTAAACGGTCGTACGATCCGCGCGGCGATGGTGACCGTTGCGAAAGCGAAAGGTTAA
- the ffh gene encoding signal recognition particle protein — MFDNLTDRLSRTLRNISGRGRLTEDNVKETLREVRMALLEADVALPVVREFINRVKEKAVGHEVNKSLTPGQEFVKIVRNELVAAMGEENQSLNLAAQPPAVVLMAGLQGAGKTTSVGKLGKFLREKHKKKVLVVSADVYRPAAIKQLETLAEQVGVDFFPSDVGQKPVDIVNAALKEAKLKFYDVLLVDTAGRLHVDEAMMDEIKQVHASINPVETLFVVDAMTGQDAANTAKAFNEALPLTGVVLTKVDGDARGGAALSIRHITGKPIKFLGVGEKTEALEPFHPDRIASRILGMGDVLSLIEDIESKVDRAQAEKLATKLKKGDGFDLTDFLEQLRQMKNMGGMASLMGKLPGMGQIPDNVKSQMDDKVLVRMEAIINSMTLKERAKPEIIKGSRKRRIAQGCGMQVQDVNRLLKQFDDMQRMMKKMKKGGMAKMMRSMKGMMPPGFPGR, encoded by the coding sequence ATGTTTGATAATTTAACCGATCGTTTGTCGCGCACGCTGCGCAATATCAGTGGCCGCGGACGCCTTACTGAAGACAACGTTAAAGAGACGCTGCGCGAAGTGCGCATGGCGCTGCTGGAGGCTGACGTTGCGCTGCCGGTAGTGCGAGAGTTTATCAATCGCGTAAAAGAGAAAGCGGTTGGGCATGAAGTTAACAAGAGCCTGACGCCAGGGCAGGAGTTCGTCAAGATTGTCCGTAACGAACTCGTGGCGGCGATGGGCGAAGAGAACCAGAGCCTGAATCTGGCTGCGCAGCCGCCAGCCGTGGTGCTGATGGCGGGCTTGCAGGGTGCGGGTAAAACCACCAGCGTCGGTAAGCTGGGTAAGTTCCTGCGCGAAAAGCACAAGAAGAAAGTGCTGGTCGTCTCCGCTGATGTATATCGCCCTGCGGCGATCAAACAGCTGGAAACGCTGGCCGAGCAGGTTGGCGTTGATTTCTTCCCGTCGGATGTCGGCCAGAAGCCGGTCGATATCGTTAACGCGGCGCTGAAAGAAGCCAAACTCAAATTCTACGACGTGCTGCTGGTGGATACCGCCGGTCGTCTGCACGTTGATGAAGCGATGATGGACGAAATCAAGCAGGTCCATGCTTCTATCAATCCGGTAGAAACCCTGTTTGTGGTCGATGCGATGACCGGTCAGGATGCGGCGAATACCGCGAAGGCGTTCAATGAAGCGCTGCCGCTGACCGGCGTGGTGCTGACTAAAGTTGATGGTGACGCCCGTGGCGGTGCTGCGCTCTCTATTCGTCACATCACCGGCAAGCCGATCAAATTCCTCGGCGTTGGCGAGAAAACCGAGGCGCTGGAGCCGTTCCATCCGGATCGTATCGCGTCACGTATTCTCGGCATGGGCGACGTGCTGTCGCTGATCGAAGATATCGAAAGCAAAGTTGACCGCGCGCAGGCTGAGAAGCTGGCGACGAAACTGAAAAAGGGCGACGGTTTTGATCTGACCGACTTTCTGGAACAGCTGCGCCAGATGAAAAACATGGGCGGCATGGCGAGCCTGATGGGCAAGCTGCCGGGCATGGGGCAGATCCCGGACAACGTGAAGTCACAGATGGATGACAAAGTGCTGGTGCGCATGGAGGCGATCATCAACTCGATGACCCTGAAAGAGCGCGCGAAGCCGGAAATCATCAAAGGGTCCCGTAAACGCCGTATCGCACAAGGCTGCGGTATGCAGGTGCAGGACGTTAACCGCCTTCTGAAACAGTTCGACGACATGCAGCGCATGATGAAGAAGATGAAGAAGGGCGGAATGGCCAAAATGATGCGCAGTATGAAAGGGATGATGCCGCCAGGATTCCCTGGTCGCTAA
- the rpsP gene encoding 30S ribosomal protein S16 yields the protein MVTIRLARHGAKKRPFYQVVVTDSRNARNGRFIERVGFFNPIASEKEEGTRLDLDRIAHWVGQGATISDRVATLIKEVSKAA from the coding sequence ATGGTAACTATTCGTTTAGCTCGTCACGGCGCTAAAAAGCGTCCGTTCTACCAGGTTGTTGTTACTGACAGCCGTAACGCACGTAACGGTCGCTTCATTGAGCGCGTTGGCTTCTTTAACCCAATCGCTAGCGAAAAAGAAGAAGGCACTCGCCTGGATCTGGATCGCATCGCTCACTGGGTTGGCCAGGGCGCGACCATTTCTGATCGCGTTGCTACGCTGATCAAAGAAGTAAGCAAAGCAGCTTAA
- the trmD gene encoding tRNA (guanosine(37)-N1)-methyltransferase TrmD, translated as MFIGIVSLFPEMFRAITDYGVTGRAVKNGLLNIQSWSPRDFTHDRHRTVDDRPYGGGPGMLMMVQPLRDAIHAAKSAAGEGAKVIYLSPQGRKLDQAGVSELATNQKLILVCGRYEGIDERVIQTEIDEEWSIGDYVLSGGELPAMVLIDSVSRFIPGVLGHEASATEDSFADGLLDCPHYTRPEVLEEMDVPAVLLSGNHAEIRRWRLKQSLGRTWLRRPELLENLALTEEQARLLAEFKTEHAQQQHKHDGMA; from the coding sequence GTGTTTATAGGTATCGTTAGCCTGTTTCCAGAAATGTTTCGTGCAATTACCGATTACGGGGTAACTGGCCGGGCTGTTAAAAATGGCCTGCTGAACATCCAGAGCTGGAGTCCTCGTGACTTCACGCATGACCGGCACCGTACCGTGGACGATCGTCCTTACGGCGGCGGACCGGGGATGTTAATGATGGTTCAACCCTTACGGGATGCCATTCATGCAGCAAAAAGCGCGGCGGGTGAAGGCGCTAAGGTGATTTATCTGTCACCTCAGGGACGCAAGCTTGATCAAGCAGGCGTCAGCGAACTGGCTACGAATCAAAAGCTGATTCTGGTCTGTGGTCGCTACGAAGGCATAGATGAGCGCGTGATCCAAACCGAAATTGACGAAGAATGGTCAATCGGCGATTACGTTCTCAGCGGTGGCGAGTTACCGGCAATGGTACTGATTGACTCCGTTTCCCGGTTTATTCCGGGGGTTCTGGGTCATGAGGCATCGGCAACGGAAGATTCCTTTGCGGATGGATTGCTGGACTGCCCGCACTATACCCGACCTGAAGTGTTAGAAGAGATGGACGTCCCGGCAGTGTTACTGTCAGGAAACCATGCTGAGATACGTCGCTGGCGCTTGAAACAGTCGCTGGGTCGCACCTGGCTTAGAAGACCTGAACTTCTGGAAAACCTGGCTCTGACTGAAGAGCAAGCAAGGTTGCTGGCGGAGTTCAAAACGGAACACGCGCAACAGCAACATAAACATGATGGGATGGCGTAA
- a CDS encoding HlyC/CorC family transporter: MEHISTTTLIVTLIVMVVISAYFSGSETGMMTLNRYRLRHLAKQGNRPAKRVEKLLRKPDRLISLVLIGNNLVNILASAIGTIVGMRLYGDAGVAIATGVLTFVVLVFAEVLPKTIAALYPEKVAYPSSFLLAPLQILMMPLVWLLNTITRLLMRMMGIKTDIVISGSLSKDELRTLVNESRSQISRRNQDMLLSVLDLEKVSVDDIMVPRSEIMGIDINDDWKSIVRQLSHSPHGRIVLYRDSLDDAISMLRVREAWRLMSEKKEFTKETMLRAADEIYFVPEGTPLSTQLIKFQRNKKKVGLVVNEYGDIQGLVTVEDILEEIVGDFTTSMSPTLAEEVTPQNDGSVIIDGSANVREINKAFNWHLPEDDARTVNGVILEALEEIPIAGTRVRIGQYDIDILDVQENMIKQVKVLPVKPLRESVAE, from the coding sequence CTGGAACACATCTCCACCACCACGCTGATCGTCACATTGATCGTCATGGTGGTTATCTCCGCTTATTTTTCCGGTTCCGAAACCGGAATGATGACCCTGAATCGCTATCGCTTACGCCACCTTGCCAAACAAGGGAACCGTCCAGCAAAGCGCGTTGAAAAGCTGCTGCGTAAGCCCGATCGCCTGATAAGCCTGGTACTAATTGGTAATAACCTGGTCAATATTCTTGCTTCGGCCATCGGCACCATTGTCGGTATGCGTTTGTATGGCGATGCGGGCGTTGCCATCGCCACTGGCGTGCTGACCTTCGTCGTGCTGGTGTTTGCCGAAGTTCTGCCAAAAACCATTGCAGCGCTGTACCCGGAAAAGGTGGCCTATCCCAGCAGCTTCCTGTTGGCGCCGTTACAGATTCTGATGATGCCGTTGGTCTGGTTGCTCAACACTATCACCCGATTACTGATGCGCATGATGGGCATTAAAACCGATATCGTCATCAGCGGTTCGTTGAGTAAAGATGAGTTACGAACCCTCGTGAATGAATCCCGCTCGCAAATTTCCCGGCGCAACCAGGACATGCTGCTGTCAGTGCTCGATCTGGAAAAGGTCAGCGTGGATGACATCATGGTGCCGCGCAGTGAAATTATGGGAATTGATATCAATGACGACTGGAAGTCCATCGTGCGTCAGCTATCGCACTCGCCGCACGGGCGTATTGTGTTGTACCGTGACTCGCTGGATGACGCTATCAGCATGCTGCGCGTTCGCGAAGCCTGGCGGTTAATGTCGGAAAAGAAAGAGTTCACCAAAGAGACCATGCTGCGCGCCGCCGATGAGATTTACTTCGTCCCGGAGGGCACGCCACTCAGCACACAGCTCATCAAATTTCAGCGCAATAAAAAGAAAGTCGGCCTGGTGGTCAATGAATATGGCGATATTCAGGGGCTGGTCACGGTGGAAGATATTCTTGAAGAGATTGTCGGCGACTTTACCACCTCGATGTCACCTACGCTGGCTGAGGAAGTGACGCCGCAAAATGACGGTTCGGTGATTATCGATGGCAGCGCCAACGTGCGGGAAATTAACAAAGCGTTTAACTGGCATCTGCCGGAAGACGACGCGCGTACGGTAAATGGCGTGATTCTGGAAGCACTGGAAGAGATCCCGATTGCGGGCACTCGCGTGCGCATCGGTCAATATGATATCGATATTCTCGACGTCCAGGAGAATATGATTAAACAGGTCAAAGTGTTGCCCGTTAAACCGCTGCGGGAGAGTGTCGCGGAGTAA